The Anoxybacillus flavithermus genome has a segment encoding these proteins:
- a CDS encoding competence protein comGG translates to MRRLFRLFISLKYERGVIFLFTVMCALFMSALFLHAVALYHTEIQFFEEEKKGYEADYLMKQTLIYVKQTLANTPENVPSLTQTVSFVHGQATYRATRIEPDVWSVTVSCITNAQFRYDVQFQFNASTNNISAWREVY, encoded by the coding sequence ATGAGGCGTTTATTCCGTCTTTTCATTAGCTTGAAGTATGAACGAGGGGTTATTTTTCTCTTTACTGTCATGTGCGCGCTATTCATGAGCGCTCTTTTTTTGCATGCTGTTGCATTGTATCATACAGAAATACAATTTTTTGAAGAAGAAAAGAAAGGATACGAAGCAGATTACTTAATGAAGCAAACGCTTATTTATGTGAAACAAACGCTTGCCAATACACCAGAAAACGTGCCATCATTAACCCAAACGGTTTCATTTGTTCATGGGCAGGCAACGTATCGTGCAACACGTATTGAGCCTGATGTATGGTCTGTAACTGTATCGTGTATAACAAATGCACAATTTCGTTACGACGTCCAATTTCAATTCAACGCTTCAACAAACAACATATCGGCGTGGCGAGAAGTGTACTAG
- a CDS encoding shikimate kinase translates to MKAIYLTGFMGAGKTTVGRRLGEVLQLPVIDTDAYIEQQVGKTITKIFAEEGEEAFRAYERDALKKLPKERVIITTGGGIVIQEENRQFMREHGIVIYLHCELHELFRRLADDETRPLLMENKQSQIKQLFEQRLAWYREAHMTIDTTNRTIDDIVENIVFLLKTPHF, encoded by the coding sequence ATGAAAGCGATTTATTTGACAGGATTTATGGGAGCAGGGAAGACGACGGTTGGTAGACGTCTAGGAGAAGTATTGCAATTGCCTGTGATCGACACAGATGCATATATTGAACAGCAAGTCGGAAAAACGATTACAAAGATTTTCGCAGAAGAGGGGGAAGAGGCGTTTCGAGCATATGAACGAGACGCATTAAAGAAGCTTCCAAAGGAACGTGTTATTATTACCACAGGTGGCGGGATTGTCATTCAAGAAGAAAACCGTCAATTTATGCGTGAGCATGGAATCGTCATTTATTTGCATTGTGAGCTACATGAATTGTTTCGGCGTTTAGCTGATGATGAGACCCGACCGCTACTGATGGAAAATAAACAAAGTCAAATAAAACAGCTATTTGAGCAAAGACTTGCGTGGTATCGTGAAGCACATATGACAATTGATACAACAAATCGCACGATAGATGACATTGTAGAAAACATTGTATTTTTGCTTAAAACACCTCATTTTTGA
- a CDS encoding YqzE family protein: protein MAGNDYVKFMTEQVVKYLDQPKDERKKQRQQKKEFKKQQKQPFLYRWFGVIPYAIILLFKRK, encoded by the coding sequence ATGGCAGGGAACGATTATGTGAAATTTATGACCGAGCAAGTCGTGAAATATTTAGACCAACCGAAAGACGAACGGAAAAAACAGAGACAACAAAAAAAGGAGTTTAAAAAACAACAAAAGCAACCGTTTTTATATCGCTGGTTCGGCGTCATTCCGTATGCTATTATCCTTTTGTTTAAGCGAAAATAA